The Carassius auratus strain Wakin chromosome 30, ASM336829v1, whole genome shotgun sequence region CTAAGGGACAAAAGAGCATTTATCTCGAGTGTTACCTGGTAGACACTGTTCGGGTTGGAGACTGTTGGGATGCACTTAGGCTCTGGAACAGAAAGGCTGCTGCTGGTACTGCTATTGCTGCTACTAATGCTGCTGCTCACACTGGTGTTTACTCCCTCCTCATCGGAGGAGGTTCCAGAATGGTAGTCTGATGAAGCCCTTTCCACCGCATTATTTATCCTATGAGAGAACTCCCCATCTCCCTTTTGACCCTCCAACTGAGTAACACAAATTGGGGTTGACTTCTCACCAtaccttaaaagaaaaaaaaaacattatagtttttaaaagtACTACAGTACAGTGGTACAATCGAGTCATCAAAACCAGAATGGATTAAGCACATCGACAGGCCCACAAGTCAAGTGTTACCGGCATGACACCTCTCCTGGATCCACCCAAATGGTCATTTCTTTTGGCAATCCAAGATTTTCATAAACAATGTCACTCTGGCGACAAGCACATTCAATAACTGGGTCTCTCGTTTGAGCTTTGTTCATCCTTAGACAcctaaaaaaagttataaaaaaaagaaaaagaaaaacacacccTTGAATCAGTGCAATAAAACAC contains the following coding sequences:
- the LOC113050065 gene encoding maternal B9.15 protein-like, whose protein sequence is MKEEIAATVFFIARLAKKHGKLDRVRREKFAVELTSVLFENYKSHWYPENPTKGQAFRCLRMNKAQTRDPVIECACRQSDIVYENLGLPKEMTIWVDPGEVSCRYGEKSTPICVTQLEGQKGDGEFSHRINNAVERASSDYHSGTSSDEEGVNTSVSSSISSSNSSTSSSLSVPEPKCIPTVSNPNSVYQSSEFGQPQPMRNWGTYLKRKPYVSEGYQQHSSSGPYPPHKSFKGYRASYAFSGPRVDRYHWVSKNRS